From the genome of Flavobacterium ovatum, one region includes:
- a CDS encoding LacI family DNA-binding transcriptional regulator, protein MNKYKKKLEIKKKSTIKDIAAALGLTPSAVSKALSDHPRISDKTKEAVRQMVVTLDYQPNTLSSALRKGRSNLVGVIIPRINSNFFSSVVENMEEVLNANGYNIVMTQSNELYAKECKSIDSLLGIQVDGIIASMANETICLDHYEKIKSKGVQLVLFDRGEDELQVDYVGIDDYKSSYLIIEHLSKQNCKKIAHIAGFNHIRIYKDRALGYRDALEKYGLPLYEEMIIESNLRVEDGRRIMKELLALPVRPDAVYAAGDYAALGALQVLKEENIKVPEEIALIGFSDEPFTSLSSPSITTINQHSAQIGKLAAESFLERIKNPNSNKNLKKIILEPELIIRDSSNKKTHKKN, encoded by the coding sequence GGTTAACTCCTTCGGCGGTATCTAAAGCGCTGAGTGATCATCCGCGGATAAGTGATAAAACGAAGGAAGCTGTTAGGCAAATGGTTGTGACGTTAGACTATCAACCAAATACTTTATCCAGTGCATTGCGAAAAGGAAGGAGCAACTTAGTAGGCGTTATTATCCCTAGGATAAATAGTAACTTCTTTTCTTCGGTAGTAGAAAACATGGAAGAAGTTTTAAATGCTAATGGTTACAATATTGTCATGACGCAGTCTAATGAGTTATATGCCAAGGAATGCAAAAGTATTGATTCCTTACTTGGTATTCAAGTTGATGGAATCATAGCTTCTATGGCAAATGAGACAATTTGTTTGGATCACTATGAAAAAATTAAATCCAAAGGAGTTCAATTAGTGCTATTTGATAGGGGAGAAGATGAATTACAAGTAGACTACGTAGGTATTGATGATTATAAAAGTAGCTACTTAATTATCGAACATTTGTCGAAACAAAATTGTAAAAAAATTGCTCATATCGCAGGTTTTAATCATATTCGCATTTATAAAGACAGAGCTTTAGGATATAGAGATGCCCTTGAGAAATATGGATTACCTTTATACGAAGAAATGATTATCGAAAGTAATTTACGAGTTGAAGACGGGCGAAGAATTATGAAAGAATTATTAGCTTTGCCGGTAAGACCAGATGCTGTATATGCTGCGGGTGATTATGCCGCTCTTGGTGCGTTACAAGTTTTGAAAGAAGAGAATATAAAAGTGCCTGAAGAAATTGCTTTAATAGGGTTTAGTGACGAGCCCTTTACTTCATTGTCATCTCCTTCTATTACCACGATAAATCAGCACAGTGCGCAAATCGGAAAATTGGCGGCCGAATCTTTTTTAGAGAGAATAAAAAACCCTAATAGTAACAAGAATTTAAAAAAAATTATTCTAGAACCCGAATTAATTATTAGAGATTCATCAAATAAAAAAACACATAAGAAAAATTAA
- a CDS encoding two-component regulator propeller domain-containing protein, giving the protein MPQANKHTTNISRFSTFIIFFFLFTYVCNAQKKNAFIHLTTENGLSQSDVNTIFQDSQGYMWFGTHDGLNKYDGYNFTVFNPILNNNKSISSNLVWKIVDDIKGNLWIGTTGGGLNCFDKKTETFTQFKNKVGDFNSLSNNTINSLFRDKKNRLWISTKNGINMLDLNKPIKKAIFNHIGVNLSKMSVTNSNRGFQSFFEDSNGDIWLGSNLGLLKLSRDNQGELFFQLVNLGGELENTLVRSLVEDDFGRLILSTSKGMYIFTKNGDNKKLVKIHNENFNILLSTKGYLWGSSNNGLYRFENSSDLTVPKEINYYINDLKNPDFSLSKNDVRSLFIDRAGMLWVGVNGGGVNKFDPNIKKFKHVKKDLNPKSINNDKVRALFEDSNGYLWVGTEGGGLNYSPKGDNTYTSFEKLNSSMPKIFSFAEVQEGATKKLLIGGEFQHGLYELDITNPKTISSSKLKYIDGVNLSVFSLLVDSNKNIWIGTYGTGIHRWLATKTPGVYKKDILYENVNNLKSVPSNIIRSIYEDKKGTIWFGTGDGLCKLPKDQINAISPKFEVYKNIPNDDSSISQNYILSLYESSKGDLWVGTFGGGLSKLIAGKGNNKSAFKNYTEKNGLPSNVIKGIQEDDFGNIWISTNKGLSRFNTKIEKFKNYDVNDGLQSNEFSELAFCKRANGEMLFGGVNGFNAFFPADIEDNLIPPKTVLTSLSIFNKPINIGDDFNGRIILPESISTIKDLELKYSENSFSVEFAALHYSAPRKNQFAYKLEGFNDNWIYTTYKNRLATYTNLAPGTYTLLVKSSNNDGIWNETPTELSITIVPPFWRSDLAYVFYLLFFVGCLMAFRRFTIIRTTKKHHLELELFEKEKHDEMHLLKLEFFTNISHEFRTPLTLIKGPLEYLQKSDNSISPSKRNEQYTIMHKNIDYLMRLVNQLLDFRKMDKGKMDLILWKSNVYEFVKLVGEPFQFLSHKKNIDFKISSKLEAPIIWFDTDALEKIMNNLLSNAFKFTAEGGKIQVEVYSGEANELVPNMEIVGNPSDYIVIKVKDSGVGIPSHRLKVIFERFYVDKDFRKVNGEGTGIGLDFTKKLIELHQGYIDVANNKKKGTSFFIWLPKKKEAYINVQGISFGDNDSENNVFNNEINAETHAVEVLDEIVDLNEHKSRSKLPVLLVVEDNPDIRTLIKNGLDKSYDIYEAENGQRGFELANKLMPNIILTDIFMPIMDGMEMCEKLKTTSETSHIPVVMLTAKTSQEWEKEGLKNGADGYVRKPFDMEILELKLKNILKFREDLRRRFNRDTTLQPHEVTVTSADERFLQKAIEVVEKHMMNTEFSVELMVKEMALSRSNLYLKIKELTGLSSSEFIRNIRLKRAMQLLEQSDLSVKEIMYMTGFNTASYFSKCFKKQFGVIPSKYLRETEVEEEKDDEADEN; this is encoded by the coding sequence ATGCCACAAGCTAATAAACATACAACCAATATTTCCCGTTTTTCTACTTTTATAATATTCTTTTTTTTGTTTACATATGTTTGTAATGCACAAAAAAAGAATGCCTTTATTCATTTAACTACAGAAAATGGTTTGTCACAAAGTGATGTAAATACTATTTTTCAAGATAGTCAAGGCTATATGTGGTTTGGAACTCACGACGGATTGAACAAATATGATGGTTACAATTTTACGGTATTTAATCCAATTTTAAATAATAATAAAAGTATAAGTAGCAATCTCGTTTGGAAAATAGTAGATGATATCAAAGGCAATTTGTGGATTGGAACTACCGGAGGTGGGTTAAACTGTTTTGATAAAAAAACAGAAACTTTTACTCAATTTAAAAATAAAGTTGGAGACTTTAATAGTCTATCGAACAACACCATCAATTCTTTATTTAGAGATAAAAAAAACAGACTCTGGATTAGTACTAAAAATGGTATCAATATGTTGGACTTAAATAAGCCTATCAAGAAAGCTATATTTAATCATATTGGTGTAAATCTATCCAAAATGAGTGTAACTAATAGTAATCGAGGTTTTCAATCTTTTTTTGAAGATTCTAATGGGGATATTTGGTTAGGAAGTAATTTAGGACTATTGAAATTATCAAGAGATAATCAAGGTGAACTTTTTTTTCAATTGGTTAATCTAGGAGGTGAACTTGAAAACACATTGGTTAGAAGTTTGGTAGAAGATGATTTTGGGAGATTGATTCTGTCAACTTCTAAAGGGATGTATATTTTTACTAAAAATGGAGACAATAAGAAATTAGTAAAAATTCATAACGAGAATTTCAATATTTTACTAAGTACCAAAGGTTATCTTTGGGGATCTTCGAATAATGGTTTGTATCGTTTTGAAAATTCTTCGGATTTAACTGTGCCAAAAGAAATTAATTATTATATCAATGATTTAAAGAATCCCGATTTTAGTTTAAGTAAAAATGATGTTCGCTCATTATTCATCGATAGGGCAGGAATGTTATGGGTAGGAGTCAATGGTGGTGGAGTAAATAAATTTGATCCAAATATCAAAAAGTTCAAGCATGTAAAAAAAGATCTTAATCCCAAAAGTATTAATAATGATAAAGTACGTGCACTTTTTGAAGATAGCAATGGCTATTTGTGGGTAGGTACTGAAGGAGGTGGATTGAATTATTCTCCAAAAGGAGATAATACTTATACTTCTTTTGAAAAATTGAATTCTTCAATGCCTAAGATTTTTTCATTTGCAGAAGTTCAGGAAGGAGCAACAAAAAAACTACTTATAGGTGGTGAGTTTCAACATGGACTTTATGAATTGGATATCACCAACCCGAAGACTATTTCTTCAAGTAAGCTCAAGTATATAGATGGTGTTAATCTAAGTGTGTTTTCCCTATTAGTCGATTCCAATAAAAATATATGGATTGGAACTTATGGTACTGGAATCCACAGATGGTTGGCTACAAAAACTCCTGGAGTTTATAAAAAAGACATCCTTTATGAAAATGTAAATAATTTGAAAAGTGTTCCAAGTAATATTATTCGATCTATATACGAGGATAAAAAAGGTACTATATGGTTTGGAACTGGTGATGGTTTATGCAAACTTCCAAAAGATCAAATTAACGCTATAAGTCCAAAATTTGAGGTCTACAAAAACATACCCAATGATGATTCTAGTATTAGTCAAAATTATATTTTGTCTTTGTATGAAAGCAGTAAAGGGGATCTATGGGTTGGTACTTTTGGTGGTGGTTTAAGTAAATTAATTGCTGGAAAAGGAAATAATAAGAGTGCATTCAAGAATTACACTGAAAAAAATGGATTACCGAGCAATGTAATCAAAGGTATTCAAGAAGATGATTTTGGGAATATTTGGATTTCAACCAATAAAGGTTTATCTCGATTTAATACAAAAATTGAAAAATTTAAAAATTATGATGTAAACGATGGTTTGCAAAGTAATGAATTTAGTGAGTTGGCTTTTTGTAAACGTGCCAATGGAGAAATGCTTTTTGGTGGTGTAAATGGATTTAATGCTTTTTTTCCAGCTGATATAGAAGATAATTTGATTCCACCTAAAACTGTTTTAACATCCTTATCTATTTTTAACAAGCCTATAAATATTGGAGATGATTTTAATGGTAGAATTATACTTCCTGAATCGATAAGTACTATTAAAGACTTAGAGTTGAAATATAGTGAAAATAGTTTTTCTGTAGAATTTGCTGCTTTACATTATTCTGCTCCTAGAAAAAATCAATTTGCCTATAAATTAGAGGGCTTTAATGATAATTGGATTTATACCACATATAAAAACCGATTAGCTACTTATACAAATTTAGCACCAGGAACCTATACTTTATTAGTTAAATCCTCTAATAATGATGGGATTTGGAATGAAACGCCGACGGAGTTATCCATAACAATTGTTCCCCCTTTTTGGAGATCTGATTTAGCTTATGTGTTTTATTTATTATTCTTTGTTGGCTGTTTAATGGCTTTTAGAAGGTTTACAATTATTCGAACAACCAAAAAGCACCACTTAGAATTAGAGTTATTTGAAAAAGAAAAGCATGACGAAATGCATCTTTTAAAACTAGAATTTTTTACGAATATTTCACATGAATTTCGAACACCACTGACATTAATTAAAGGTCCATTAGAATATTTACAAAAAAGTGATAATTCTATTTCTCCATCAAAAAGGAATGAACAATATACTATCATGCATAAAAATATTGATTATTTAATGCGTTTGGTAAATCAATTATTGGATTTCCGTAAGATGGATAAAGGTAAAATGGATTTAATTTTATGGAAAAGTAATGTTTATGAATTTGTAAAACTTGTTGGTGAACCTTTCCAGTTTTTGAGTCATAAAAAGAATATTGATTTTAAAATTTCTTCAAAATTAGAAGCACCTATAATTTGGTTTGACACAGATGCTTTAGAAAAAATAATGAATAATTTGTTGTCAAATGCCTTCAAGTTTACGGCTGAGGGTGGCAAAATTCAAGTCGAAGTGTATTCTGGTGAAGCCAATGAATTAGTACCTAATATGGAAATTGTAGGTAATCCTTCTGATTATATTGTAATCAAAGTTAAAGACTCGGGTGTTGGGATTCCATCTCATCGACTTAAAGTAATTTTTGAACGTTTTTATGTAGATAAAGATTTTAGAAAAGTAAATGGAGAAGGTACGGGCATAGGATTGGATTTTACCAAAAAATTGATCGAATTACATCAAGGTTATATTGATGTTGCCAATAATAAGAAAAAAGGAACTTCTTTCTTTATCTGGTTACCAAAGAAGAAAGAAGCATATATTAATGTTCAGGGAATCAGTTTTGGAGATAATGATTCGGAAAATAATGTTTTTAATAACGAAATTAACGCTGAAACACATGCTGTTGAAGTATTAGATGAAATTGTGGATCTAAATGAGCACAAATCAAGATCAAAACTCCCTGTACTTTTAGTAGTGGAAGATAATCCTGATATTCGAACATTGATTAAAAATGGTTTAGACAAAAGCTATGATATTTATGAGGCCGAAAATGGTCAACGTGGTTTCGAATTAGCCAATAAATTGATGCCGAATATAATTTTGACAGATATATTCATGCCAATTATGGATGGAATGGAGATGTGTGAAAAATTAAAAACTACCTCAGAGACTAGTCATATTCCTGTTGTAATGCTTACAGCAAAAACATCACAAGAATGGGAAAAAGAAGGTTTAAAGAATGGTGCCGATGGTTATGTACGAAAACCATTTGACATGGAAATTTTGGAATTAAAACTTAAAAATATTTTAAAATTTAGAGAGGATTTACGTAGAAGATTCAATAGAGATACGACGCTACAACCTCATGAAGTAACGGTAACATCAGCAGATGAACGCTTTTTACAAAAAGCTATTGAAGTTGTCGAAAAACACATGATGAATACGGAATTTAGTGTGGAGTTAATGGTAAAAGAAATGGCTTTAAGTAGAAGTAATTTATATTTGAAAATCAAAGAGTTAACCGGTTTGTCTTCGAGTGAATTTATAAGAAATATTCGTTTAAAAAGGGCTATGCAACTTTTAGAACAAAGTGATTTATCTGTCAAAGAAATTATGTATATGACTGGATTTAACACCGCTTCTTATTTTTCAAAATGTTTTAAAAAGCAATTTGGTGTCATCCCAAGTAAATATTTGAGAGAAACAGAAGTAGAAGAGGAGAAAGATGACGAAGCGGATGAAAATTAA
- the glgA gene encoding glycogen synthase: MKIALFTNEFPPNIYGGAGVHIDFLSQELLKLGEVEVRCFGDQKEDKANINVRGINSCLSNPVDENNSHIKMFHNLSKNVEMSQATPQADIIHCHTWYTHLAGVLTRELLQVPLILTTHSLETHRPWKVEQLGNGYFLSRWIENSAYNTADGIIAVSEQMKEDVVEAYGVNPDKVTVIHNGIDPEFYKPTTDNALLEELGIDPNIPFVLFVGRITRQKGISQLISAAKYFNKNCQIVLCAGAPDTPEIAAETEQLIDELKTQREGVILISEMLSRDKIKILYSQARVFACPSLYEPFGIINLEAMSCETPVVGSHVGGIPEIIVEGETGYLIPLESKSRTDFNPINPELFQKEFAKKINLLLDDEALATKLGKAGRERVLKIFSWESIAKTTFDYYQDVINRFEKEKA; the protein is encoded by the coding sequence ATGAAGATAGCTCTTTTTACCAATGAATTCCCTCCAAATATTTATGGCGGTGCAGGTGTACATATTGATTTCCTTAGTCAAGAACTTTTGAAATTAGGAGAAGTTGAAGTGAGATGTTTTGGAGACCAAAAAGAAGACAAAGCGAATATTAACGTTCGTGGTATAAATTCTTGTCTTAGCAATCCTGTTGACGAAAACAATTCTCACATTAAGATGTTTCATAATCTTAGTAAAAATGTAGAAATGTCACAGGCTACACCTCAAGCTGATATCATACACTGTCATACTTGGTATACCCATTTAGCGGGTGTCTTGACAAGAGAGTTATTACAAGTACCTTTAATTTTAACCACACATAGCTTAGAAACACATCGTCCATGGAAAGTAGAACAATTAGGAAACGGCTATTTTCTATCTCGCTGGATTGAGAACAGTGCTTACAATACCGCTGATGGAATTATTGCTGTAAGTGAGCAAATGAAGGAAGATGTTGTTGAAGCTTATGGAGTGAATCCTGATAAAGTTACTGTAATACACAACGGAATCGATCCTGAGTTTTACAAACCTACAACTGACAATGCCTTATTGGAAGAATTAGGAATCGATCCAAATATTCCATTTGTTTTATTTGTGGGACGTATTACTCGTCAAAAAGGAATCTCGCAACTAATTTCTGCTGCTAAATATTTCAACAAAAATTGTCAGATTGTGCTTTGTGCAGGTGCTCCAGATACTCCAGAAATAGCTGCCGAAACGGAACAATTAATTGACGAATTAAAAACCCAAAGAGAAGGTGTTATTCTAATCTCAGAAATGCTTTCAAGAGATAAAATAAAAATACTTTATAGCCAAGCAAGAGTTTTTGCTTGTCCTTCATTATACGAACCTTTTGGGATTATCAATCTAGAAGCTATGTCTTGTGAAACACCTGTCGTAGGAAGCCATGTAGGTGGAATTCCTGAGATTATTGTAGAAGGTGAAACAGGATATTTAATTCCGTTAGAAAGTAAATCTAGAACTGACTTCAATCCTATTAATCCTGAGTTGTTCCAAAAGGAATTTGCTAAGAAAATCAACCTCCTTTTAGACGATGAAGCATTGGCAACAAAATTAGGAAAAGCAGGTCGTGAACGTGTTTTGAAAATCTTTAGCTGGGAATCAATTGCTAAAACTACTTTTGACTATTATCAAGATGTAATTAATAGATTTGAAAAAGAAAAAGCTTAG